In Methylacidiphilum infernorum V4, a single window of DNA contains:
- the aspS gene encoding aspartate--tRNA ligase has translation MKKSEMKGYRTHHCNELNLALVGHKAKLCGWVHSKRDHGGLLFIDLRDREGITQVVFHPEKDPPLFAKAKQLKNEFVVKVEGKVVERPAGTKNASIPTGEIELEAESLEILNPSQPLPFNLDEDIENEELRLSFRFLDLRRKKILNCLKVRHLVSSVVREYLSREGFLEVETPILSKSTPEGARDFLVPSRLSPGKFYALPQAPQQYKQLLMVAGIDKYFQIARCFRDEDLRSDRQPEFTQIDLEASFVEVEDIMKWVEEMIQLIFLKVLGIELSLPFVRLTYSEALDNYGSDKPDLRIEWQIQDVGTVFKNTQFKLFRDVIEKGGVIKALNAKGRAPMVNSSALEELVGIATSMGAKGLAHIRVENQEWKSPIVKFFSSEERKELERLLRMEPSDLVLFSAGPREQACLILGKIRLHLAEMTQGIPGNQWKFAWITDFPLFEYSPLEQKWNSVHHPFTRPHPEDLTKLNEGKYDAIRALAYDIVLNGVELGGGSLRIYEKELQEKVFSILGIGKERQELLFGHLLKAFQYGAPPHGGIALGLDRFVMLLTGSESLREVIAFPKNRHGVDLLTQSPSEVDYQQLKELNIQLSFPSIKIEP, from the coding sequence ATGAAAAAAAGTGAAATGAAAGGGTATAGAACTCATCATTGCAATGAACTGAATTTGGCGCTGGTCGGTCATAAGGCAAAACTGTGTGGTTGGGTTCATTCGAAAAGAGATCATGGAGGACTCCTTTTCATCGATTTGAGGGATAGGGAAGGTATTACCCAAGTTGTTTTTCATCCCGAGAAGGATCCCCCTCTTTTCGCTAAGGCAAAACAGCTTAAAAATGAATTCGTGGTTAAAGTCGAGGGCAAGGTTGTCGAGAGACCGGCTGGTACAAAAAATGCATCCATTCCCACCGGAGAAATCGAGCTCGAAGCCGAAAGCCTTGAAATCCTCAATCCTTCTCAGCCTTTGCCTTTTAACCTGGACGAAGACATAGAGAATGAAGAATTAAGACTGTCATTTCGTTTCCTGGATTTGAGGAGAAAGAAGATTCTCAATTGTTTGAAGGTTCGTCACCTTGTTTCGTCTGTCGTTAGAGAATACTTGTCAAGGGAAGGATTTCTTGAGGTCGAGACTCCTATATTATCGAAGAGCACTCCCGAAGGAGCCAGGGATTTTCTTGTGCCCAGCCGGCTTTCACCGGGGAAATTTTACGCTTTACCCCAGGCTCCTCAACAATACAAACAGCTCTTAATGGTAGCGGGCATAGATAAATATTTTCAAATTGCCCGCTGTTTTAGAGATGAAGACCTGCGTTCGGACAGGCAACCTGAATTTACCCAGATTGATCTTGAAGCCTCTTTTGTCGAGGTCGAAGACATAATGAAGTGGGTCGAGGAAATGATCCAACTGATATTTTTAAAAGTTCTTGGAATTGAACTTTCTTTGCCTTTTGTCCGTCTGACTTATAGCGAGGCTTTGGATAACTACGGATCGGATAAACCGGATTTGCGGATAGAATGGCAAATTCAAGACGTGGGGACGGTATTTAAAAATACCCAGTTTAAATTGTTCCGAGACGTTATTGAAAAGGGGGGAGTCATCAAAGCTTTAAATGCAAAAGGCAGGGCTCCAATGGTCAATTCCTCCGCCCTCGAAGAGCTTGTGGGCATTGCGACCTCTATGGGTGCAAAGGGCTTGGCTCATATTCGGGTTGAGAACCAGGAATGGAAATCGCCCATCGTTAAGTTTTTCTCCTCCGAGGAGAGAAAAGAACTGGAAAGATTGCTCCGCATGGAACCTTCCGATTTAGTTTTGTTTAGTGCCGGTCCCCGAGAGCAGGCCTGCCTGATTCTAGGGAAAATAAGGCTCCATCTTGCTGAAATGACCCAGGGTATTCCTGGCAACCAATGGAAGTTTGCCTGGATCACGGATTTTCCGCTTTTTGAATACAGTCCCTTGGAGCAGAAATGGAACAGCGTGCACCATCCCTTTACCCGGCCTCATCCTGAAGATTTAACAAAGTTAAACGAAGGCAAATACGATGCCATTAGGGCTCTTGCTTATGATATCGTGCTTAATGGTGTTGAACTGGGAGGGGGGAGTCTTCGAATATACGAGAAAGAACTCCAGGAAAAAGTTTTTTCGATTTTGGGGATAGGTAAAGAAAGACAAGAACTTCTTTTTGGTCATCTTCTTAAAGCTTTTCAATATGGAGCTCCTCCTCATGGCGGCATTGCCTTGGGTCTTGAT